One genomic segment of Suricata suricatta isolate VVHF042 chromosome 16, meerkat_22Aug2017_6uvM2_HiC, whole genome shotgun sequence includes these proteins:
- the CNEP1R1 gene encoding nuclear envelope phosphatase-regulatory subunit 1 isoform X1: protein MNSLEQAEDLKAFERRLTEYIHCLQPATGRWRMLLIVVSVCTATGAWNWLIDPETQKVSFFTSLWNHPFFTISCITLIGLFFAGIHKRVVAPSIIAARCRTVLAEYNMSCDDTGKLILKPRPHVQ from the exons ATGAACTCGCTGGAGCAGGCGGAAG ATCTCAAGGCTTTTGAGAGGAGACTTACAGAATATATTCATTGTTTGCAACCTGCCACTGGACGTTGGAGAA TGCTGCTCATAGTGGTGTCTGTCTGCACAGCTACTGGTGCCTGGAACTGGTTAATAGATCCCGAGACACAAAAG GTGTCCTTCTTCACCTCGTTATGGAATCACCCATTCTTCACCATTAGCTGTATCACTCTGATAGGCTTGTTTTTTGCTGGGATACACAAGCGGGTCGTTGCACCATCGAT TATAGCTGCTCGATGTCGAACTGTATTAGCAGAATACAACATGTCTTGTGACGAC acaggaaaactcATTTTGAAACCTAGGCCTCATGTTCAGTGA
- the CNEP1R1 gene encoding nuclear envelope phosphatase-regulatory subunit 1 isoform X3: protein MNSLEQAEDLKAFERRLTEYIHCLQPATGRWRMLLIVVSVCTATGAWNWLIDPETQKVSFFTSLWNHPFFTISCITLIGLFFAGIHKRVVAPSMYPLQNRVLFSDRKTHFET, encoded by the exons ATGAACTCGCTGGAGCAGGCGGAAG ATCTCAAGGCTTTTGAGAGGAGACTTACAGAATATATTCATTGTTTGCAACCTGCCACTGGACGTTGGAGAA TGCTGCTCATAGTGGTGTCTGTCTGCACAGCTACTGGTGCCTGGAACTGGTTAATAGATCCCGAGACACAAAAG GTGTCCTTCTTCACCTCGTTATGGAATCACCCATTCTTCACCATTAGCTGTATCACTCTGATAGGCTTGTTTTTTGCTGGGATACACAAGCGGGTCGTTGCACCATCGATGTATCCTTTGCAGAACCGAGTTTTATTCTCAG acaggaaaactcATTTTGAAACCTAG
- the CNEP1R1 gene encoding nuclear envelope phosphatase-regulatory subunit 1 isoform X4, whose translation MNSLEQAEDLKAFERRLTEYIHCLQPATGRWRMLLIVVSVCTATGAWNWLIDPETQKVSFFTSLWNHPFFTISCITLIGLFFAGIHKRVVAPSMYPLQNRVLFSGEITTPS comes from the exons ATGAACTCGCTGGAGCAGGCGGAAG ATCTCAAGGCTTTTGAGAGGAGACTTACAGAATATATTCATTGTTTGCAACCTGCCACTGGACGTTGGAGAA TGCTGCTCATAGTGGTGTCTGTCTGCACAGCTACTGGTGCCTGGAACTGGTTAATAGATCCCGAGACACAAAAG GTGTCCTTCTTCACCTCGTTATGGAATCACCCATTCTTCACCATTAGCTGTATCACTCTGATAGGCTTGTTTTTTGCTGGGATACACAAGCGGGTCGTTGCACCATCGATGTATCCTTTGCAGAACCGAGTTTTATTCTCAGGTGAAATTACAACACCTTCTTAG
- the CNEP1R1 gene encoding nuclear envelope phosphatase-regulatory subunit 1 isoform X2 translates to MNSLEQAEDLKAFERRLTEYIHCLQPATGRWRMLLIVVSVCTATGAWNWLIDPETQKVSFFTSLWNHPFFTISCITLIGLFFAGIHKRVVAPSMYPLQNRVLFSVFQYSCSMSNCISRIQHVL, encoded by the exons ATGAACTCGCTGGAGCAGGCGGAAG ATCTCAAGGCTTTTGAGAGGAGACTTACAGAATATATTCATTGTTTGCAACCTGCCACTGGACGTTGGAGAA TGCTGCTCATAGTGGTGTCTGTCTGCACAGCTACTGGTGCCTGGAACTGGTTAATAGATCCCGAGACACAAAAG GTGTCCTTCTTCACCTCGTTATGGAATCACCCATTCTTCACCATTAGCTGTATCACTCTGATAGGCTTGTTTTTTGCTGGGATACACAAGCGGGTCGTTGCACCATCGATGTATCCTTTGCAGAACCGAGTTTTATTCTCAG TTTTTCAGTATAGCTGCTCGATGTCGAACTGTATTAGCAGAATACAACATGTCTTGTGA